In the genome of Brachionichthys hirsutus isolate HB-005 unplaced genomic scaffold, CSIRO-AGI_Bhir_v1 contig_639, whole genome shotgun sequence, the window AGATTacagttatttttttatttttttatatttttctctaCTGAAGCTTCTTCTCTCACTGTCCTAATGTAGAGTTAGAGCGCCCCCCTGTGGCTGATAGCATGTTTTATTGTTGCAGTTCATGATTGTGGAGAATGCGGGCAAGAAAGCCCTGCTGTTCAGAGGGTACGCGGGAATGGCTGTAATACTGCTCTTCCTCACCATCACTCTGTACCTTGAAGTCAGTCGGCACAATGTCAAAACCTCTTCCCACGTATTTGAGTATGCAACTCACTAAGAACTCTCCCATGCTCAGAGTCGGGTCTCCTGGATGCCGTACTGCAGCCTGGTCCTCATTTTTCTCTTCATTTCCCTATTTTCTTGTGGACCAGGTGGGCTGATCAGATCTCCAGATCTTAACCATTTATTAAAGTTTTCAATTGCTCCCCATTTTTCCCTCCCCACTATTATCCCATCTCATTACAGTCTACAAAATCTCTCCTTTGTTTTTGATTCTCAGGTGGAGTAACGTCTCCTCTTCCAGGGGAACTTTTTATGCAGTCGTACAAATCGGCTGCGTACTTCATCGCATGCACCATCAACTGGGCAGGCCTGTTTCTGGTGGGGATGGTCTTCCCAATCATGGTGGTAAGAACAGCAACCTTCTCAAATCGGATGTATGTCAAGGAGAGAAATCAGATGAATTGCATAACCCCAAATGCTTCCTTTTCTAGGAGAAAATGGATTACTTCTGCTTTCTTGTATTCCTGGTTTTCTGCGCTGGATGTGCGTCGTTCGTATGGTTCAATGTTCCTGAGACCAAGAATCAGACGGTGCTGGAGATCGCGGCAGAGTTTAGGAAGATGCACAGCAAATCGGAGGAAAAGTCGAGGAAAGAACATAAAGAGCAAAAAGTGAACATAGTAAATTTATATGAGACCAAATTCTGATTCTACAAAAGCCATTCAGAGTCACAAAATAAGCTTTTATATTAAATGGTCACTTTATATTACAAGTAAATTAAGATTTTCTACATTTAAGTTAAGTAGAAATCCATCATTAAACATGTAGAGTATAGTaatgctgcttttattacaTGAACCAGTTGTcatttttacatatttataacGCAACACTGtaagaaaatgtcaataaatgtGGCGTTGCAGTTTCCGTCCGAACGAATCATAGTCTTTAAGGATGACCATAATATATTATTAGTTCATAttctattatttttttgtttgtgtgtgttatcttATTTTTTTAGCAGTGACCTATATTTAATTTCAAGATGTGCTTGTCTGGTCATTGATGTTTTCAGCGGGGTTTGTGGAGCTGAAACATCACTTTAGAAAGGCCAACAAAGTAGgaaaagcattttgtttccAATTGTCCACCTTATCTAAGGCGCTGGTTGGGTGTTGACCTTATCTGGGCTGCTGTTTGGAGGAGGGCGGGCATATGTACGTCACTGGTGTGTGGTCATCTGGCTTCATTACCAAATATGTCAGCCATAAATCAAGAATACATTTTGTtagcaaatgtttttgttgtgtttctcaTTTTGAAGCTAGATAATTCACAAATCCTTATCCTTAATTACACGAGCAGCAACGCACTAAAAAGGTCATATTAATTGGTGGACTCATTGTCAactgatcagctgattgatagGTCTGCTGATCACTATCATCATCAGCTGTGTTTGCTTTTCagctaaatatttaaaaacattgaATCAACAGATTTTGTTGGAATTTGGTGGATCTTTAGGAAAAAGATTTAAGAGTTGATACAGTTTTGAGGTAAATATAAattctgggttttatttttttacggtGCTCAAATTACAACATAATCCTGCTGGACAAATCAGTTTAATCTGAAAGTATTTTAATTGATTTCCTTATTTTTTTACCAACCCAGGAGGTCCACCAGGCAGTGTtatcattaggcccgagcgcctattctaggcgtaaggggctattgcttttgcaacgcagaagacgacaagttgacgagcgcagctcgtcaactctcgacaaagttgacgagcgcagctcgtcaaccctcgacaaagttgacgagcgcagctcgtcaaccctcggcatccaacacactcacgcacacacacaccgacactcaacagcacacacacacacaccgacactaaacaacacaaatgcacacacacagagatccacaaacacgagttgacgagcgcagcgagtcaactcgtgtttgtaactgtcttccgatggttgacgagcgcagcgagtcaaccatcgggcgaccaacacacccacgcccacacccacgacactcaacagcacacacacacacaccccgacattaaacaacacagacacacagacgcacggacacacacacaaacacgagttgacgagcgaagctcgtcaactcgtgtttgtgtgcccccacagacgcgtagccctcgtcgagaccattccgaaaatgtattttgtgtagaaatcacacactcagaaaaaaagttatattgtttttgcaaaaattctttattcttctttatttttctttttctttttctttttcttctttgttctgctgtttaaacggcaatttgaccccctgaacatgctcgaaaactcaccaaactttgaaccaagctcagaaccggcgaaaaattaattattttatgtgttttaaaattgggcatgaaaaagtggcgcgctagcgccacctacaaaaatctcaatgcattgtgcctatggggggtccgatgccaactttgtcggacagccacgaaattcggtacacacatgcgtcaagtcagggcaaaaaaaaaaaagtattatggccacgcccccagacacacaggaaggcggccatattggattgaattttaaaaactgctgagtcagcgtttgcacacacacacactccaatccaaaccaaattttaaacacttattgacccttcctacctggacactttaaaagggaaactttgacaatcagccttacagcgccccctagagaacgataacaaaaattgaaag includes:
- the LOC137917488 gene encoding solute carrier family 2, facilitated glucose transporter member 9-like is translated as LRRLWGSKDHSAAVEEMLEEKASLQDIRSHSVMELFRDRTVRWQLITIVVTFILLQLSGINAVYFYSFDVLRAAGIQEEQLRHSALGIGLCELTASLACFMIVENAGKKALLFRGYAGMAVILLFLTITLYLESRVSWMPYCSLVLIFLFISLFSCGPGGVTSPLPGELFMQSYKSAAYFIACTINWAGLFLVGMVFPIMVEKMDYFCFLVFLVFCAGCASFVWFNVPETKNQTVLEIAAEFRKMHSKSEEKSRKEHKEQKVNIVNLYETKF